The Nesterenkonia xinjiangensis genome contains a region encoding:
- a CDS encoding DEAD/DEAH box helicase — translation MPPVYPHRAARGTAPKLRQWQQEALDLYIRRSPKDFMAVATPGAGKTTFALRVAKLLVDSGEINRICVVAPTEHLKRQWADAASRIGLAIDPNFKNSDGRHGRQFIGVAVTYAQVANKPALHRNKTEAGRTLVILDEIHHAGDALSWGDGIREAFTPATRRLALTGTPFRSDTSPIPFVDYTEDADGVRRSQSDYSYGYGPALKDKVVRPVVFMAYSGNMRWRTSSGEEMEAQLGAAATKDITNHAWRTALNPEGEWIPSVLSAAHKRLLNVRERVEDAGGLVIATDHESARAYAAQLDRLTGQKTTIVLSDDKEASQRIEDFSEDGSRMWMVAVRMVSEGVDVPRLCVGVYATSTSTPLFFAQAIGRFVRRRNANEVASVFLPSVPVLTALANEMEEERDHALEVPQTGEESEIPEQDLLDEAEQEDRASEELTKGKFAALHSNASFDKVLFDGDEFGLGGAVGSEEEMDFLGIPGLLEPDQVSTLLKQHQAQQLKRRPEVAQERPADVVDHRQLKKIRGQLNTSVSAYSAKTGMHQGTVHNKLREACGGPQVGQATQAQLEARLKKLQNWFVGRK, via the coding sequence ATGCCACCGGTGTATCCGCACCGAGCCGCTCGTGGCACCGCCCCGAAGCTGCGGCAGTGGCAGCAGGAGGCGCTGGATCTCTACATCCGCAGGTCGCCCAAGGACTTCATGGCCGTGGCGACGCCCGGTGCGGGAAAGACCACCTTCGCCCTGCGCGTGGCGAAGCTGCTGGTGGACTCAGGCGAGATCAACCGCATCTGCGTGGTGGCACCCACCGAGCACCTCAAGCGGCAGTGGGCCGACGCGGCCTCCCGCATCGGTCTGGCGATCGACCCCAACTTCAAGAACTCCGACGGCCGTCATGGCCGGCAGTTCATCGGCGTCGCGGTCACCTACGCCCAGGTGGCGAACAAGCCGGCGCTGCACCGGAACAAGACCGAGGCCGGACGCACTCTGGTGATCCTCGACGAGATCCACCACGCAGGCGACGCGCTCTCCTGGGGTGACGGCATCCGTGAGGCGTTCACCCCGGCGACGCGCCGCCTGGCGCTGACCGGCACACCGTTCCGCTCCGACACCTCTCCGATCCCGTTCGTGGACTACACCGAGGACGCCGACGGTGTACGACGCTCGCAGTCCGACTACTCCTACGGCTACGGCCCGGCGCTGAAGGACAAGGTCGTCCGCCCGGTGGTCTTCATGGCCTATTCGGGGAACATGCGCTGGCGCACCTCCTCCGGAGAGGAGATGGAGGCGCAGCTCGGCGCGGCCGCCACCAAGGACATCACCAATCATGCCTGGCGCACCGCGCTGAATCCGGAGGGCGAGTGGATCCCCTCGGTCCTCTCGGCCGCGCACAAGCGGCTGCTCAACGTCCGGGAGAGAGTGGAGGACGCCGGCGGCCTGGTCATCGCCACCGACCATGAGAGCGCGCGGGCCTACGCCGCGCAGCTGGACCGCCTGACCGGGCAGAAGACCACCATCGTGCTCTCCGACGACAAGGAGGCGTCGCAGCGCATCGAGGACTTCTCCGAGGACGGGTCCCGGATGTGGATGGTGGCGGTGCGGATGGTCTCCGAGGGCGTGGACGTCCCACGGCTGTGCGTGGGCGTGTATGCGACCTCGACGTCGACTCCGTTGTTCTTCGCTCAGGCGATCGGGCGCTTCGTGCGGCGCCGCAACGCCAACGAGGTCGCCAGTGTCTTCCTGCCTTCGGTGCCGGTGCTGACCGCCCTGGCCAATGAGATGGAGGAGGAGCGTGACCACGCCCTGGAGGTCCCGCAGACCGGCGAGGAATCCGAGATCCCGGAGCAGGATCTCCTGGACGAGGCGGAGCAGGAGGACCGTGCCTCCGAGGAGCTCACCAAGGGCAAGTTCGCGGCCCTGCACTCGAATGCCTCCTTCGACAAGGTCCTCTTCGACGGTGACGAGTTCGGACTCGGGGGAGCAGTGGGCTCCGAGGAGGAGATGGACTTTCTGGGGATCCCCGGCCTGCTGGAGCCGGACCAGGTGTCCACGCTGCTCAAGCAGCACCAGGCCCAGCAGCTGAAGCGCCGCCCGGAGGTCGCTCAGGAACGGCCCGCCGACGTGGTGGACCACCGGCAGCTGAAGAAGATTCGCGGCCAGCTGAACACCTCGGTCTCGGCCTATTCGGCGAAGACCGGGATGCACCAGGGCACGGTCCACAACAAGCTGCGCGAGGCCTGCGGCGGTCCGCAGGTCGGACAGGCCACGCAGGCGCAGCTGGAGGCCCGGCTCAAGAAGCTGCAGAACTGGTTCGTGGGCCGGAAGTGA
- a CDS encoding DUF3039 domain-containing protein: protein MMVHQHSVRLPGAQDLPSVPTVASSGMHTADPASAPSPGGATTIEREHQEQLSEPGDHERFSHYVKKDRIMESALEGGAVVALCGKVWIPSRDPKKFPVCPECQEIYEGIQGGDGDGGSAGRGGGFFGFGRNR from the coding sequence ATGATGGTTCACCAGCACAGCGTCCGCCTGCCCGGCGCGCAGGACCTCCCGTCCGTGCCCACCGTGGCATCCTCCGGCATGCACACGGCAGATCCGGCCTCCGCACCGTCCCCGGGCGGGGCGACCACGATCGAGCGTGAGCACCAGGAGCAGCTGTCCGAGCCGGGCGACCATGAGCGCTTCTCGCACTATGTGAAGAAGGACAGGATCATGGAGTCGGCTCTCGAGGGGGGCGCGGTCGTCGCCCTGTGCGGCAAGGTCTGGATCCCCTCCCGTGATCCGAAGAAGTTTCCGGTCTGCCCCGAGTGCCAGGAGATCTACGAGGGCATCCAGGGTGGCGACGGTGACGGCGGCTCAGCCGGCCGCGGCGGCGGCTTCTTCGGCTTCGGACGCAACCGCTGA
- a CDS encoding transporter translates to MVATLIRLKLALAANSFRRSAWQVVGTLFMLLYGLGMTSLLVTALVVSGSPVAGLALETRHTVSVLLGAAVLLLWLLIPLFLTGRDSLMDPRHFVTTAVPRRSLVTGLVLCGLLSLGALLTVVWLLGHVLYWRAEPAAMITAAASAPILLVTFSLVSQAVTTTASAWLDGRRFRDLMAVTGLGLAILIWPASTLLQDAFGSLAEALPTVTRVISYTPLGAGTALPGDVAAGDWGGFLIHLLILAGTAGAAVLVIRAGLVKITERPGSATVRRGAAQQGRLGLFALLPDRPWAAVAARALTYWLKDPRYGGSLVVVPGLVILVTVMHLQTGQTGFLYALGPFLAFTLGFAISADVAYDHTAFSLHVTSGVRGIDDRFGRAFALLLFALPATLVAAVIPALIAGAAMQVLLTTGLSLGALFTAVGVSLVVSARFTYPVPRPGESPFKQPQGAMGRVMAVQLLSMLAIVVLMIPELAGWIVWLVVDIAWIGVLTGILAVLKGAALLIAGLVLGARIYDRSQPELFQQVRAHA, encoded by the coding sequence ATGGTTGCGACTCTGATCCGCCTGAAGCTCGCGCTGGCCGCCAACAGCTTCAGACGCTCCGCCTGGCAGGTCGTCGGCACGCTGTTCATGCTGCTCTACGGGCTGGGCATGACGAGTCTGCTGGTCACCGCTCTGGTGGTGAGCGGGTCTCCTGTCGCCGGCCTGGCGCTGGAGACTCGGCACACCGTCTCCGTGCTGCTCGGTGCTGCCGTGCTGCTGCTCTGGCTGCTGATCCCGCTGTTCCTCACCGGTCGTGACAGTCTGATGGACCCCCGACATTTCGTGACCACAGCGGTGCCTCGACGGTCCCTGGTCACGGGCCTGGTGCTGTGTGGCCTGCTGTCCCTCGGAGCCCTGCTCACGGTGGTGTGGCTGCTCGGCCACGTGCTCTACTGGCGCGCCGAGCCGGCGGCCATGATCACTGCCGCGGCCAGCGCTCCGATACTGCTGGTGACCTTCTCGCTGGTCAGCCAAGCGGTCACCACGACGGCCAGCGCCTGGCTGGACGGACGCCGCTTCCGTGATCTGATGGCGGTCACCGGGCTGGGCCTGGCGATCCTCATCTGGCCGGCGTCCACGCTCCTGCAGGATGCCTTCGGCAGCCTCGCCGAGGCGCTGCCGACGGTCACCCGAGTCATCTCCTACACCCCGCTGGGCGCGGGGACCGCGCTGCCCGGGGACGTCGCGGCCGGCGACTGGGGAGGCTTCCTGATCCACCTGCTCATCCTCGCCGGGACCGCCGGTGCGGCCGTGCTGGTCATCCGCGCCGGTCTGGTCAAGATCACGGAGCGCCCCGGCTCGGCCACAGTCCGCCGCGGAGCCGCCCAGCAGGGTCGCCTGGGGCTGTTCGCCCTCCTGCCGGATCGCCCGTGGGCCGCGGTGGCGGCCCGTGCCCTGACCTATTGGCTGAAGGACCCCCGGTACGGCGGCTCGCTCGTGGTCGTGCCCGGCCTGGTGATCCTCGTGACTGTGATGCACCTGCAGACCGGACAGACCGGCTTCCTCTATGCCCTCGGTCCCTTCTTGGCCTTCACTTTGGGCTTCGCCATCTCTGCGGATGTGGCCTATGACCACACGGCCTTCAGTCTGCACGTGACGTCAGGGGTCCGCGGCATCGATGATCGATTCGGCAGAGCCTTCGCGCTGCTGTTGTTCGCGCTGCCGGCGACCCTGGTGGCCGCGGTGATCCCCGCCCTCATCGCCGGGGCCGCCATGCAGGTGCTGCTCACCACAGGGCTGAGCCTGGGCGCCCTGTTCACCGCGGTCGGCGTCTCGCTGGTCGTCTCCGCCCGGTTCACGTATCCGGTGCCCAGGCCCGGGGAGAGCCCTTTCAAGCAGCCGCAGGGTGCGATGGGGCGGGTGATGGCCGTCCAGCTGCTCTCCATGCTGGCCATCGTCGTGCTGATGATCCCGGAGCTCGCCGGCTGGATCGTCTGGCTGGTCGTCGACATCGCCTGGATCGGGGTGCTGACGGGGATCCTGGCCGTGCTCAAGGGTGCGGCGCTGCTCATCGCGGGGCTGGTCCTGGGCGCCCGCATCTACGACCGCAGCCAGCCCGAGCTGTTCCAGCAGGTCCGGGCCCACGCCTGA
- a CDS encoding ABC transporter ATP-binding protein, which translates to MTELGRTTSPAPVLPHDSEPTDRPPALRLSGLGKRFGEKLAVDGLDLEVPRGSFYGFVGPNGAGKTTTLSMATGLLRPDHGRAEVGGVDVWARPLQAKRSMGVLADGVMLFNRLSGEQLVTYAGLLRGMDRETVAERTADLLRVLGLIEAAGQLVADYSAGMTKKIALASAMIHAPELLVLDEPFEAVDPVSARTIRGLLDSYVASGGTVILSSHVMDLVQRMCSHVGIIAEGRLLVSGTVEEVRDGGDLESRFVELIGLEGGHEELSWLRL; encoded by the coding sequence ATGACAGAGCTCGGCCGCACGACGTCGCCCGCACCGGTACTGCCGCACGACAGCGAACCCACCGACCGCCCGCCCGCCCTGCGGCTGAGCGGCCTGGGGAAGCGGTTCGGTGAGAAGCTCGCCGTGGACGGTCTCGACCTGGAGGTCCCTCGAGGGTCGTTCTACGGCTTCGTCGGCCCCAACGGCGCCGGGAAGACCACCACGCTCTCCATGGCCACCGGCCTGCTGCGCCCGGACCACGGCAGAGCGGAGGTCGGCGGCGTCGACGTGTGGGCCCGGCCGCTCCAGGCCAAGCGCAGCATGGGTGTGCTCGCCGACGGGGTGATGCTCTTCAACCGGCTGAGCGGGGAGCAGCTCGTCACCTATGCGGGCCTGTTGCGTGGGATGGACCGGGAGACCGTCGCCGAGCGGACGGCGGACCTGCTGCGCGTGCTCGGCCTCATTGAGGCGGCGGGTCAGCTCGTCGCCGACTATTCGGCCGGCATGACCAAGAAGATCGCGCTGGCCTCCGCGATGATCCATGCTCCGGAGCTGCTCGTCCTGGACGAGCCCTTCGAGGCGGTGGACCCGGTCTCTGCCCGCACCATCCGAGGCCTGCTGGACAGCTACGTGGCCTCCGGTGGCACGGTGATCCTCTCCAGCCACGTGATGGACCTCGTGCAACGGATGTGCTCCCACGTGGGCATCATCGCCGAAGGGCGTCTGCTGGTCTCGGGGACCGTGGAGGAGGTCCGAGACGGCGGTGACCTGGAGAGTCGCTTCGTGGAGCTGATCGGGCTCGAGGGCGGGCACGAGGAGTTGTCATGGTTGCGACTCTGA
- a CDS encoding tetratricopeptide repeat protein produces the protein MTQSGPESETGATASVNARGAVDLSQLGGAGGPDPQPGQPGGEHAAGADSWVVPIRPEQLQQIVQLSAQAPVIVLIHGEDEASTTMRSTLADHVDAQQGRVLLAEVDASISPELAQAQGADQIPVATAFVGGRPVGEFDSSVPADQLGQVVTEMVQLATQNGMTQKLPPQSRRARAADEEPELPPLHQKAHDCLEIGDLDGAIDAYEQALRENPGDTDASIGLAQVRLMRRTQDVDLHQARSAAAQSPDDVGAQITVADLDVLGGHVEDAFARLITFIRGHFGEERERARAHLVELYSIVGDTDPRVNTSRQQLARALF, from the coding sequence GTGACCCAGTCAGGACCCGAATCCGAGACCGGCGCGACCGCCTCGGTGAACGCCCGTGGTGCGGTGGACCTCTCGCAGCTGGGAGGAGCCGGTGGGCCGGACCCCCAGCCGGGACAGCCCGGCGGCGAGCACGCCGCCGGTGCCGACAGCTGGGTGGTGCCGATCCGTCCTGAGCAGCTGCAGCAGATCGTGCAGCTCTCGGCCCAGGCGCCGGTGATCGTGCTGATCCACGGGGAGGACGAAGCCTCCACGACGATGCGCTCCACGCTGGCAGACCACGTGGACGCCCAGCAGGGCCGTGTGCTGCTCGCCGAGGTCGACGCCTCGATCAGCCCGGAGCTTGCGCAGGCCCAGGGAGCGGATCAGATCCCTGTGGCGACTGCCTTCGTCGGTGGGCGTCCCGTCGGCGAGTTCGACTCGTCGGTGCCGGCCGACCAGCTCGGCCAGGTGGTCACCGAGATGGTCCAGCTGGCCACTCAGAACGGCATGACCCAGAAGCTTCCCCCGCAGAGCCGGCGTGCGCGTGCCGCCGATGAGGAGCCCGAGCTGCCTCCGCTGCACCAGAAAGCCCACGACTGCTTGGAGATCGGTGACCTCGACGGAGCGATCGACGCCTACGAGCAGGCGCTGCGGGAGAACCCGGGCGACACCGACGCTTCGATCGGTCTGGCCCAGGTGCGGCTGATGCGGCGCACCCAGGACGTGGACCTCCACCAGGCTCGCTCGGCGGCGGCGCAAAGCCCGGACGACGTCGGCGCGCAGATCACTGTGGCCGACCTGGACGTCCTCGGCGGTCACGTGGAGGACGCCTTCGCCCGGTTGATCACCTTCATCCGCGGCCACTTCGGCGAAGAGCGGGAGCGGGCCAGGGCCCACCTGGTGGAGCTCTACTCCATCGTCGGGGACACCGACCCTCGGGTGAACACGTCGCGTCAGCAACTGGCCCGCGCGCTGTTCTGA